In Phocoena phocoena chromosome 12, mPhoPho1.1, whole genome shotgun sequence, the following proteins share a genomic window:
- the TUBE1 gene encoding tubulin epsilon chain isoform X2: protein MTQSVLIQVGQCGNQIGCCFWDLALREHAAVNQKAIYDEAISSFFRNVDTRVVGDGGSISKGKICSLKARAVLIDMEEGVVNEILQGPLRDVFDSKQLITDISGSGNNWAVGHKVFGSLYQEQILEKLRKSAEHCDCLQCFFIIHSMGGGTGSGLGTFLLKVLEDEFPEVYRFVTSIYPSGEDDVITSPYNSMLAMKELNEHADCVLPIDNQSLFDIISKIDLMVNSGKLGTAIKPKSLVTSSAGAFKKRQEKPFDAMNNIVANLLLNLTSSARFEGSLNMDLNEISMNLVPFPQLHYLVSSLTPLYTLADVNIPSRRLIFITIYKLKGWRKAVSQKPCHLYQHSYRSITNWMPQKACLQRSYLD from the exons ATGACCCAGTCGGTGCTCATACAGG TCGGCCAGTGCGGAAACCAGATTGGCTGCTGCTTCTGGGACCTGGCGCTGAGGGAGCACGCCGCAGTCAACCAG aaagcgaTTTATGATGAGGCAATAAGCAGCTTCTTTAGAAATGTGGATACCAG AGTGGTTGGTGATGGTGGCAGTATTTCCAAGGGgaaaatttgttctttaaaagcACGA gcTGTCTTGATTGACATGGAGGAAGGGGTAGTAAATGAAATTCTTCAGGGACCATTGAGAGATGTATTTGATAGTAAGCAGCTCATCACTGATATTTCTGGCTCAGGGAATAATTG ggCTGTGGGTCACAAAGTGTTTGGCAGTCTTTATCAGGAACAGATTTTAGAGAAACTCAGAAAGTCAGCAGAGCACTGTGATTGTTTGCAGTGTTTTTTTATAATACATTCCATGGGAGGag GAACAGGATCTGGACTTGGCACATTTCTTTTAAAGGTGCTTGAGGATGAATTCCCAGAAGTATACAGATTCGTGACTTCAATTTATCCTTCTGGTGAAGATGATGTCATAACCTCGCCTTATAATAGCATGTTGGCAATGAAGGAACTTAACGAGCATGCAGACTGTGTGTTGCCCATTGACAACCAA tctttatttgaCATCATTAGCAAAATTGACCTCATGGTGAATTCTGGAAAGTTGGGTACAGCTATAAAGCCAAAGAGTCTGGTTACTTCAAGTGCTGGAGCTTTTAAAAAGCGGCAGGAGAAACCATTTGATGCAATGAACAACATTGTGGCAAATTTGCTGCTCAACCTAACAAG cTCTGCAAGGTTTGAAGGATCCCTTAATATGGACCTTAATGAAATCAGCATGAATTTAGTTCCTTTTCCTCAACTGCATTATCTTGTGTCAAGCCTAACACCTCTGTATACACTGGCAGATGTTAACATTCCTTCTCGAAG GCTCATCTTCATCACTATCTACAAATTGAAGGGATGGAGGAAAGCTGTTTCACAGAAGCCCTGTCATCTTTATCAGCACTCATACAGGAGTATAACCAACTGGATGCCACAAAAAGCATGCCTGCAGAGGAGTTACCTAGACTAA
- the TUBE1 gene encoding tubulin epsilon chain isoform X1: MTQSVLIQVGQCGNQIGCCFWDLALREHAAVNQKAIYDEAISSFFRNVDTRVVGDGGSISKGKICSLKARAVLIDMEEGVVNEILQGPLRDVFDSKQLITDISGSGNNWAVGHKVFGSLYQEQILEKLRKSAEHCDCLQCFFIIHSMGGGTGSGLGTFLLKVLEDEFPEVYRFVTSIYPSGEDDVITSPYNSMLAMKELNEHADCVLPIDNQSLFDIISKIDLMVNSGKLGTAIKPKSLVTSSAGAFKKRQEKPFDAMNNIVANLLLNLTSSARFEGSLNMDLNEISMNLVPFPQLHYLVSSLTPLYTLADVNIPSRRLDQMFSDAFSKDHQLIRADPKHSLYLACALMVRGNVQISDLRRNIERLKPSLRFVSWNQEGWKTSLCSVPPVGHSHSLLALANNTCVKPTFTELRERFTRLYRKRAHLHHYLQIEGMEESCFTEALSSLSALIQEYNQLDATKSMPAEELPRLSVAV, from the exons ATGACCCAGTCGGTGCTCATACAGG TCGGCCAGTGCGGAAACCAGATTGGCTGCTGCTTCTGGGACCTGGCGCTGAGGGAGCACGCCGCAGTCAACCAG aaagcgaTTTATGATGAGGCAATAAGCAGCTTCTTTAGAAATGTGGATACCAG AGTGGTTGGTGATGGTGGCAGTATTTCCAAGGGgaaaatttgttctttaaaagcACGA gcTGTCTTGATTGACATGGAGGAAGGGGTAGTAAATGAAATTCTTCAGGGACCATTGAGAGATGTATTTGATAGTAAGCAGCTCATCACTGATATTTCTGGCTCAGGGAATAATTG ggCTGTGGGTCACAAAGTGTTTGGCAGTCTTTATCAGGAACAGATTTTAGAGAAACTCAGAAAGTCAGCAGAGCACTGTGATTGTTTGCAGTGTTTTTTTATAATACATTCCATGGGAGGag GAACAGGATCTGGACTTGGCACATTTCTTTTAAAGGTGCTTGAGGATGAATTCCCAGAAGTATACAGATTCGTGACTTCAATTTATCCTTCTGGTGAAGATGATGTCATAACCTCGCCTTATAATAGCATGTTGGCAATGAAGGAACTTAACGAGCATGCAGACTGTGTGTTGCCCATTGACAACCAA tctttatttgaCATCATTAGCAAAATTGACCTCATGGTGAATTCTGGAAAGTTGGGTACAGCTATAAAGCCAAAGAGTCTGGTTACTTCAAGTGCTGGAGCTTTTAAAAAGCGGCAGGAGAAACCATTTGATGCAATGAACAACATTGTGGCAAATTTGCTGCTCAACCTAACAAG cTCTGCAAGGTTTGAAGGATCCCTTAATATGGACCTTAATGAAATCAGCATGAATTTAGTTCCTTTTCCTCAACTGCATTATCTTGTGTCAAGCCTAACACCTCTGTATACACTGGCAGATGTTAACATTCCTTCTCGAAG GTTGGATCAGATGTTTTCAGATGCCTTCAGTAAAGATCACCAGCTAATTCGAGCTGACCCCAAACATAGTCTCTACCTCGCCTGTGCCCTCATGGTTAGAGGAAATGTACAGATTTCTGATCTTCgcagaaatattgaaag ATTAAAACCTTCTCTACGGTTTGTCTCCTGGAATCAAGAAGGCTGGAAGACCAGCCTGTGCTCAGTACCTCCTGTGGGCCATTCCCATTCATTATTAGCTTTAGCAAACAACACATGCGTGAAGCCTACCTTCACAGAACTGAGAGAGAGATTCACGAGGCTCTACAGAAAAAGG GCTCATCTTCATCACTATCTACAAATTGAAGGGATGGAGGAAAGCTGTTTCACAGAAGCCCTGTCATCTTTATCAGCACTCATACAGGAGTATAACCAACTGGATGCCACAAAAAGCATGCCTGCAGAGGAGTTACCTAGACTAAGCGTAGCTGTgtga